The Haloarcula laminariae genomic sequence CTCGTCGATGAGGTCGACGCCAGCGGCTCGGGCGTCTTCGAGCGCCCCCGCGATGTCGTCGGTCGCCAGCGCCACGTGGTGGAGCCCCGGGCCCTGTCGGTCGAGATAGCTCGGGATGGCCCCGTCGGCGTCGGGCAGCGGTTCGAGGAGTTCGAAGTAGCCGTTGCCAAGGTCCAGAAACCGGACGCGGAGCCCGTCGAACGTCTCCTCGTGGGCGACCGGCGCGTCGAAGACCGTCCCGTACAGTTCCGCGAGCCCGTC encodes the following:
- the mce gene encoding methylmalonyl-CoA epimerase, with translation MHFDHAGVATDDADGLAELYGTVFDAPVAHEETFDGLRVRFLDLGNGYFELLEPLPDADGAIPSYLDRQGPGLHHVALATDDIAGALEDARAAGVDLIDETPRTGAWGHDVAFCHPKSTGGVLVEFVEH